A genome region from Triticum aestivum cultivar Chinese Spring chromosome 2B, IWGSC CS RefSeq v2.1, whole genome shotgun sequence includes the following:
- the LOC123046734 gene encoding LRR receptor-like serine/threonine-protein kinase FLS2, with translation MLLKSTRQFIRFDHISTCDSSLKRTKIPREMVARHTWPLPLVLAVLAAAMLAAPPAVADTSAPVHLEALLAFKKGVTADPLGALSDWTIGAGDAARGGVPRHCNWTGVACDGAGRVTSIQLLQTQLQGALTPFLGNISTLQLLDLTENGFTGAIPPQLGRLGELQQLVLPGNGFAGGIPPELGDLGSLQLLDLGNNSLSGGIPSRLCNCSAMWALGLDTNNLTGQIPSCIGDLDQLQIFEAFMNNLDGELPPSFAKLTQMKSLDLSANKLSGSIPPEIGNFSHLWILQLLENRFSGAIPPELGRCKNLTMLSIYSNRFTGAIPRELGELVNLEHLHLYDNALSSTIPSSLGRCTSLVALGLSMNQLTGSIPPELGELRSLQTLTLHANRLTGTVPTSLTNLVNLTYLSLNQNSLSGRLPENIGSLRNLQKLVIHNNSLSGPIPASIANCTLLSNASMSNNEFTGHLPAGLGRLKDLAFLSVGINSLTGGIPEDLFDCGSLRTLDLAWNNFTGALNRRVGQLSELRRLHLQWNALSGTIPEEIGNLTNLIDLKLGWNRFAGRVPASISNISSSLQVLDLSHNRLNGVLPDELFELRQLTILNLASNRFAGPIPAAVSKLQSLSLFDLSKNRLNGTFPAGLGGHEQLLTLDLSHNRLSGAIPGAAIAAMSTVQMYLNLSNNAFTGPIPREVGGLTMAQAIDLSNNQLSGGIPATLAGCKNLYSLDLSANNLVGTLPAGLFPQLDLLTSLNVSHNDLDGEINPDMAALKHIQKLDLSSNAFGGTIPPALANLTSLRELNLSSNHLEGPVPDTGVFRNLSVSSLQGNAGLCGWKLLAPCHAAAAGKPRFSRTKLVVLVVLLVLALLLLFSLVTILIVGCRRYKKKMVKSDGSSHLSETFVVPELRRFTYGELEAATGSFDQGNVIGSSSLSTVYKGVLVEPDGKAVAVKRLNLEQFPAMSDKSFLTELVTLSRLRHKNLARVVGYAWEAFKMKALVLEYMDNGDLDGAIHGPDAPRWTVAERLRVCVSVAHGLVYLHSGYGFPIVHCDVKPSNVLLDADWEARVSDFGTARMLGVHLTEAAAPDSATSSAFRGTVGYMAPELAYMRGASPKADVFSFGVMVMELFTKRRPTGNIEEDGVPMTLQQRVGNALSSGLEGVAGVLDPGMKVATEIDLSTAADALRLASSCTEFEPADRPDMNGVLSALLKMSRACGAE, from the exons ATGTTGCTTAAAAGCACTCGCCAATTCATTCGATTCGATCACATATCCACATGTGATTCAAGTCTGAAACGAACAAAGATCCCACGTGAAATGGTGGCTCGTCACacctggccgctgccgctcgttcTCGCTGTCCTGGCGGCGGCAATGCTCGCCGCGCCGCCGGCCGTTGCGGACACCTCGGCCCCCGTGCACCTCGAGGCGTTGCTGGCGTTCAAGAAGGGCGTCACCGCCGACCCGCTCGGCGCGCTGTCCGACTGGACGATTGGGGCAGGCGACGCCGCCCGCGGCGGGGTGCCGCGGCACTGCAACTGGACCGGCGTCGCCTGCGACGGCGCGGGCCGCGTCACGTCCATCCAGCTGCTCCAGACCCAGCTCCAGGGCGCGCTCACGCCGTTCCTCGGCAACATCTCCACGCTCCAGCTCCTCGACCTCACCGAGAACGGCTTCACCGGCGCCATCCCGCCGCAGCTCGGCCGCCTCGgcgagctccagcagctcgtcCTCCCCGGGAACGGCTTCGCCGGCGGCATCCCCCCGGAGCTCGGCGACCTGGGGAGCCTGCAGCTCCTGGACCTCGGCAACAACTCCCTCAGCGGCGGCATCCCGAGCCGCCTCTGCAACTGCTCGGCGATGTGGGCGCTCGGCCTGGACACCAACAACCTCACCGGCCAAATCCCGTCTTGCATCGGCGATCTCGACCAACTCCAGATATTCGAGGCCTTTATGAACAATCTCGACGGCGAGCTGCCGCCGTCATTCGCCAAGCTCACGCAGATGAAGTCGCTGGACCTCAGCGCCAACAAGCTGTCCGGCTCGATCCCGCCGGAGATCGGGAACTTCTCGCACCTCTGGATCCTCCAGCTGCTCGAAAACCGCTTCTCCGGCGCAATCCCGCCAGAGCTCGGCCGGTGCAAGAACCTCACCATGCTCAGCATATACAGCAACCGGTTCACCGGCGCGATCCCTCGCGAGCTCGGCGAGCTCGTGAACCTGGAGCACTTGCATCTGTACGACAACGCGCTCTCGTCGACGATCCCGAGCTCGCTCGGGCGGTGCACGTCGCTGGTGGCGCTGGGGCTGTCCATGAATCAGCTGACTGGCTCGATCCCCCCGGAGCTTGGCGAGCTCCGGTCGCTGCAGACACTGACACTCCACGCCAACCGGCTCACCGGCACGGTGCCGACGTCTCTGACGAATCTTGTCAACCTTACATACCTGTCGCTCAACCAGAACTCCCTGTCTGGCCGGCTGCCGGAGAACATCGGGTCGCTCCGGAATCTCCAGAAGCTCGTCATCCACAACAACTCCCTCTCCGGCCCGATTCCGGCGAGCATCGCCAACTGCACGTTGCTCTCCAACGCGAGCATGTCAAACAACgagttcacgggccacctgcccGCTGGGCTTGGCCGGCTAAAGGACCTCGCGTTCCTTTCAGTTGGCATCAACTCGCTGACCGGAGGCATACCGGAGGACCTGTTCGACTGCGGCAGCCTCCGCACGCTGGACCTGGCGTGGAACAACTTCACCGGTGCTCTGAACCGCCGCGTCGGCCAGCTCAGCGAGCTCAGACGGCTGCATCTGCAATGGAACGCGCTGTCGGGGACGATACCGGAGGAGATCGGCAACCTGACGAACCTCATCGACCTGAAGCTCGGCTGGAACCGGTTCGCCGGCCGAGTACCGGCGAGCATCTCCAACATCTCGTCTTCCCTTCAGGTGCTGGACCTGTCGCACAACCGCCTCAATGGCGTCCTGCCCGACGAGCTCTTCGAGCTCCGGCAGCTCACCATCCTGAACCTCGCGTCGAACAGGTTCGCCGGCCCGATCCCCGCCGCGGTCTCCAAACTCCAGTCGCTCTCCCTCTTCGACCTTTCGAAGAACAGGCTGAACGGGACGTTCCCCGCCGGGCTCGGTGGCCACGAGCAGCTCCTCACGCTGGACCTGTCGCACAACCGCCTCTCGGGCGCGATCCCCGGCGCGGCGATCGCGGCCATGAGCACCGTGCAGATGTACCTCAACCTGTCCAACAACGCGTTCACGGGCCCTATACCACGGGAGGTGGGCGGGCTCACGATGGCCCAAGCCATCGACCTGTCGAACAACCAGCTCTCCGGCGGCATCCCGGCGACGCTGGCCGGCTGCAAGAACCTGTACTCGCTCGATCTCTCGGCGAACAACCTCGTCGGCACCCTCCCGGCCGGTCTCTTCCCCCAGCTCGACCTCCTGACGAGCCTCAACGTCTCCCACAACGACCTCGACGGAGAGATCAACCCTGACATGGCTGCGCTGAAGCACATTCAGAAGCTTGACCTGTCGAGCAACGCGTTCGGCGGGACCATACCGCCGGCGCTGGCGAACCTGACGAGCCTGAGGGAGCTCAACCTGTCTTCCAACCACTTGGAGGGCCCCGTGCCGGACACCGGCGTGTTCAGGAACCTGAGCGTGTCGAGCCTGCAGGGCAATGCCGGCCTCTGCGGGTGGAAGCTCCTCGCGCCgtgccacgccgccgccgctgggAAGCCGCGGTTCTCTAGGACAAAGCTCGTGGTACTCGTCGTGCTGCTGGTACTGGCGTTGCTGCTGCTCTTTTCACTCGTGACGATTCTAATTGTTGGCTGCCGGCGGTACAAGAAGAAGATGGTGAAGTCAGACGGCTCCTCCCATCTGTCGGAGACCTTCGTCGTGCCCGAGCTGAGGAGGTTCACGTACGGCGAGCTGGAGGCGGCCACCGGCTCGTTCGACCAAGGCAACGTGATCGGGAGCAGCAGCCTGAGCACGGTGTACAAGGGCGTGCTCGTGGAGCCCGACGGCAAGGCCGTCGCCGTGAAGCGGCTCAACCTGGAGCAGTTCCCGGCCATGTCGGACAAGAGCTTCCTCACGGAGCTCGTGACGCTGAGCAGGCTGAGGCACAAGAACCTGGCGCGGGTGGTCGGGTACGCGTGGGAGGCCTTCAAGATGAAGGCCCTGGTCCTCGAGTACATGGACAACGGCGACCTCGACGGCGCGATCCACGGCCCGGACGCGCCGCGGTGGACGGTGGCGGAGCGGCTGCGCGTGTGCGTATCGGTGGCGCACGGGCTAGTGTACCTGCACTCCGGCTACGGCTTCCCCATCGTGCACTGCGACGTCAAGCCCTCCAACGTCCTGCTGGACGCCGACTGGGAGGCGCGCGTCAGCGACTTCGGCACGGCGCGGATGCTGGGCGTCCACctgacggaggcggcggcgcccGACTCGGCGACGTCGTCGGCGTTCCGGGGCACCGTCGGGTACATGGCACCAG AGTTGGCGTACATGAGGGGCGCCTCGCCGAAGGCGGACGTGTTCAGCTTCGGGGTCATGGTGATGGAGCTGTTCACCAAGCGGAGGCCGACGGGGAACATCGAGGAGGACGGCGTGCCGATGACGCTGCAGCAGCGCGTCGGCAACGCGCTCTCCAGCGGCCTCGAGGGCGTCGCCGGCGTGCTGGACCCCGGCATGAAGGTGGCCACCGAGATCGACCTGTCCACGGCCGCCGACGCGCTGCGCCTGGCCTCGTCGTGCACCGAGTTCGAGCCCGCGGACCGGCCCGACATGAACGGCGTGCTCTCGGCGCTCCTCAAGATGAGCAGAGCCTGTGGAGCAGAGTAG